In a single window of the Polynucleobacter sp. MWH-UH24A genome:
- a CDS encoding CvpA family protein — translation MQSLNAMQLTTLDYFAIGILVVSAAVGLWRGFFREIIALVAWFAAAWLAYHFCNYLATEWLSAFIPNEAARLASAFLLIFVAVLIAAGLLARAFQSLLSSAGLTLVDRFFGLIFGFVRGALVLVVLSTLGALTGAQQTKAWQASAIRPVLEQGAGLIRSWLPENWAKQLNAISMTDPYRSAGG, via the coding sequence ATGCAATCACTAAACGCCATGCAATTGACAACCTTGGATTATTTTGCGATTGGCATCTTGGTCGTTTCAGCAGCGGTTGGCTTATGGCGCGGTTTTTTTCGGGAGATCATTGCACTGGTCGCATGGTTTGCTGCCGCATGGCTTGCTTACCATTTCTGCAATTATTTAGCCACCGAGTGGCTTTCTGCATTTATTCCGAATGAGGCTGCGCGTTTAGCTAGTGCTTTCCTACTGATCTTTGTTGCGGTATTAATAGCAGCTGGTTTATTGGCACGCGCCTTTCAATCTTTACTCTCAAGTGCAGGACTCACTTTGGTCGATCGATTCTTTGGTTTGATATTTGGGTTTGTCCGTGGTGCCCTCGTATTGGTTGTATTGAGTACCTTGGGCGCGCTTACTGGTGCACAACAGACTAAGGCATGGCAGGCATCGGCAATTCGGCCGGTGCTTGAGCAGGGGGCTGGACTGATCCGCTCATGGTTACCTGAAAACTGGGCGAAGCAGTTAAATGCAATTTCAATGACCGATCCTTACCGATCGGCAGGGGGCTAA
- the folC gene encoding bifunctional tetrahydrofolate synthase/dihydrofolate synthase: MLELQKNQPILFTSLDQWLSHLETAHPVGIDMGLARITRVKESLGLKFACPVITVGGTNGKGSTCAFLESILLAAGYKVACHTSPHLLRFNERARLNGADVSDADLLKAFERVEQARCRLSDPPTLTYFEFTTLAIMDIFANASVDAVILEVGMGGRLDAVNIVDADCAIVTSIDLDHMAYLGNTREAIAFEKAGIFRTKAIAICADPMPPTSLINHANTIGADLWLMGKDYSFTGDQQQWGWTGRGKRFSGLGYPALRGANQLLNASAVIAALIALHDRLPVSAQDIRNGLALVELPGRFQVLPGRPTVVLDVAHNPHAAATLAESIEAMAYHPYTYAVFGAMADKDIDGVLKPLLNTVDYWYCIDLPTPRAASASDLAKRLRAFNKEALVFMDPGAAYQAALDKAGEGDRILVFGSFYTVSGVMAYRNNQAH; this comes from the coding sequence GTGCTTGAACTCCAAAAGAACCAACCAATCCTATTTACCAGCCTAGACCAGTGGTTATCCCACTTGGAAACTGCCCACCCCGTTGGGATTGATATGGGTCTTGCTCGCATTACGCGAGTGAAGGAATCGCTCGGACTGAAATTTGCATGCCCGGTCATTACGGTGGGCGGAACCAATGGCAAAGGCTCCACGTGTGCGTTTCTAGAAAGCATATTGCTAGCCGCTGGATATAAGGTAGCGTGTCATACATCCCCCCATCTCTTGCGATTTAATGAACGCGCCAGACTGAATGGCGCCGATGTTAGTGATGCAGATTTACTAAAGGCATTTGAGCGTGTCGAGCAAGCTCGCTGTCGATTAAGTGATCCGCCAACTCTCACGTATTTTGAGTTCACCACTTTGGCGATTATGGATATCTTTGCCAATGCATCGGTTGATGCAGTGATCTTAGAGGTTGGGATGGGCGGACGCCTTGATGCAGTCAATATTGTGGATGCGGATTGCGCGATTGTGACCAGTATTGATCTCGATCATATGGCTTATTTAGGTAATACCCGTGAGGCGATTGCTTTTGAGAAAGCCGGTATTTTTCGAACGAAGGCAATTGCAATCTGCGCTGACCCAATGCCACCTACATCGTTAATCAACCATGCCAATACAATCGGAGCAGATCTCTGGCTAATGGGCAAAGACTATTCCTTTACAGGTGATCAACAGCAATGGGGATGGACAGGTCGGGGTAAGCGCTTTAGTGGGTTAGGCTACCCAGCATTACGGGGCGCCAATCAACTGCTCAATGCCTCAGCGGTGATCGCCGCTTTAATTGCTTTGCATGATCGTCTGCCTGTTAGCGCTCAGGATATTCGCAATGGTTTGGCCTTGGTGGAGTTGCCCGGACGCTTTCAAGTTTTGCCTGGTAGACCCACGGTGGTATTGGATGTTGCGCATAATCCCCATGCTGCGGCCACCTTGGCCGAAAGCATTGAAGCGATGGCTTACCACCCCTATACCTATGCGGTATTTGGGGCGATGGCCGATAAGGATATTGATGGTGTTTTAAAGCCCCTATTAAATACTGTTGATTATTGGTATTGCATCGATTTACCCACACCGCGAGCCGCATCAGCATCTGATCTTGCTAAGCGCCTGCGCGCGTTTAATAAAGAGGCCTTGGTGTTTATGGATCCAGGTGCTGCCTATCAAGCGGCGTTGGATAAAGCAGGTGAGGGTGATAGAATTCTAGTCTTCGGATCCTTCTATACCGTTTCAGGCGTAATGGCTTATCGAAATAACCAGGCACATTGA
- the purF gene encoding amidophosphoribosyltransferase, giving the protein MCGVVGTISHRPVNQLLYDALLLLQHRGQDAAGIATMNGNSFAMHKANGLVRDVFRTRNMRSLVGNAGIGQVRYPTAGSASSEEEAQPFYVSAPFGIILAHNGNLTNAPMLRSEMAYRDRRHINTNSDTEVLLNVLADELQKETNSAALDDDSIFKAVAGLNKRVKGSYAVVSLIAGFGLLAFRDAFGIRPLCIGKIDTPDGTEWMIASESVALEGLGYTFVRDVIPGEAIYIDLDGNFHTRQCAPSASLNPCIFEYVYLARPDSTIDGVTVYNVRMRMGDYLAEKIRAETDVSKIDVVMPIPDSSRPAALQVAKRLGISYREGFFKNRYIGRTFIMPGQAVRKKSVRQKLNAMRIEFKDKTVLIVDDSIVRGTTSYEIVQMARESGAKKVIFASAAPPVRFPNVYGIDMPTRSELVAYGRTHDEINDLIGADQLIYQSVEDMKKAVQDINPNIKNFEASCFDGNYITGDITEAYLDALEAARNIANNEEDRKSDPSDFARSQLHLHLANGD; this is encoded by the coding sequence ATGTGTGGTGTTGTCGGAACGATTTCGCATCGACCAGTAAACCAACTCTTGTATGACGCCTTGCTCCTATTGCAGCATCGCGGACAGGACGCAGCCGGGATAGCCACGATGAACGGTAATTCATTTGCCATGCATAAGGCCAACGGTCTGGTACGCGATGTATTCCGGACCCGCAATATGCGCAGTCTCGTTGGTAATGCGGGTATTGGCCAAGTGCGTTACCCCACTGCTGGCTCGGCGAGCAGTGAAGAGGAAGCACAACCGTTTTATGTCAGCGCACCCTTTGGCATCATCTTGGCCCACAACGGCAATCTAACCAATGCCCCGATGCTGCGAAGTGAGATGGCGTACCGTGATCGCCGCCATATCAACACCAACTCCGATACCGAGGTCTTACTGAATGTACTCGCCGACGAGTTGCAAAAAGAGACGAATAGCGCCGCATTAGATGATGACTCCATCTTTAAGGCTGTTGCAGGTCTCAACAAGCGGGTGAAGGGATCCTATGCCGTTGTCTCCTTGATTGCTGGATTTGGTTTATTGGCATTTCGGGATGCCTTTGGGATTCGTCCTCTGTGCATCGGCAAGATCGATACACCCGATGGAACCGAGTGGATGATCGCCTCCGAGTCGGTTGCTCTTGAAGGCTTAGGCTATACCTTTGTGCGTGATGTGATCCCGGGTGAAGCAATCTATATTGATCTTGATGGAAACTTTCATACGCGCCAATGCGCTCCGAGTGCCAGTCTCAACCCCTGTATTTTTGAATACGTCTATTTAGCTCGCCCCGACTCAACGATTGATGGTGTGACCGTTTATAACGTACGGATGCGCATGGGGGACTACTTAGCAGAAAAGATTCGGGCGGAGACCGACGTTAGCAAAATTGATGTGGTGATGCCGATTCCTGACTCGAGCCGACCTGCTGCGCTTCAGGTTGCAAAGCGCTTAGGTATCTCGTATCGCGAAGGATTTTTTAAGAACCGCTACATTGGTCGTACCTTTATCATGCCTGGTCAAGCGGTGCGCAAGAAATCGGTTCGTCAGAAATTAAATGCGATGCGGATTGAGTTTAAAGACAAGACCGTTTTAATTGTGGATGACTCGATTGTGCGGGGTACTACCTCGTATGAGATTGTGCAAATGGCACGCGAGTCTGGCGCCAAGAAAGTGATCTTTGCCTCTGCTGCACCCCCAGTGCGGTTTCCCAATGTCTACGGTATTGATATGCCAACCCGAAGTGAACTCGTTGCGTATGGTCGTACCCACGATGAGATCAATGATCTGATTGGTGCCGACCAACTGATTTATCAAAGCGTTGAGGATATGAAAAAAGCGGTTCAGGATATCAATCCAAATATTAAGAACTTTGAGGCATCCTGCTTTGATGGAAATTACATCACGGGTGATATCACCGAGGCGTATTTGGATGCGCTCGAAGCAGCACGCAATATCGCAAACAATGAAGAGGATCGTAAGAGCGACCCCAGTGACTTTGCACGTTCGCAATTGCATTTGCATTTAGCCAACGGAGACTAA
- the accD gene encoding acetyl-CoA carboxylase, carboxyltransferase subunit beta yields the protein MSWIDKILPPQIQQSDPANRKTVPEGLWVKCGGCDAVLYSSDIEANLSVCPKCSHHMRINARKRLDHLLDPKPRLEIGESVYPVDALKFKDSKKYPDRLKQASDASGESEALVVIAGKIESIPAVVACFEFEYMGGSMGSVVGERFVRGVQEAIQKKCAFICITATGGARMQESLLSLLQMAKTNSMLTKLSQAGLPYISVLTDPTMGGISASFAFMGDVVMAEPKALIGFAGPRVIEQTVREKLPEGFQRSEFLMQKGGIDMIVDRRQMRSELAKLLALLQKIPSEKLPKQLLQTNSSS from the coding sequence ATGAGCTGGATTGATAAAATACTCCCGCCCCAGATCCAACAAAGTGATCCGGCCAATCGGAAGACTGTTCCTGAAGGCTTGTGGGTGAAATGCGGTGGTTGCGATGCGGTTCTCTACAGCAGCGATATTGAGGCCAATCTCTCAGTTTGTCCAAAATGCTCACACCATATGCGCATCAATGCGCGCAAACGCCTTGATCATTTACTAGATCCTAAGCCACGTCTTGAAATTGGTGAATCGGTATATCCCGTTGATGCTCTTAAGTTTAAAGACAGCAAAAAATACCCCGATCGTTTAAAGCAAGCGAGTGACGCGTCGGGAGAATCGGAAGCCTTGGTGGTAATTGCTGGCAAGATTGAATCCATTCCTGCGGTGGTGGCGTGTTTTGAATTTGAGTACATGGGTGGCTCGATGGGCTCGGTGGTGGGCGAGCGTTTCGTCCGCGGCGTTCAAGAAGCGATTCAAAAGAAATGTGCCTTCATTTGCATTACTGCCACCGGCGGTGCACGCATGCAAGAAAGTTTGTTATCGCTTTTGCAAATGGCTAAAACTAACTCGATGTTGACCAAACTATCGCAGGCAGGCTTACCTTACATTAGCGTATTAACGGATCCCACCATGGGTGGTATCTCGGCGAGCTTTGCATTTATGGGTGATGTGGTGATGGCCGAACCAAAGGCCTTAATTGGCTTTGCTGGCCCGCGCGTGATTGAGCAAACCGTGCGTGAGAAATTACCCGAAGGCTTTCAACGCTCGGAGTTTCTGATGCAAAAGGGCGGCATCGACATGATTGTTGATCGTCGGCAGATGCGTTCTGAGCTTGCAAAATTACTCGCCTTATTGCAAAAGATACCGTCTGAGAAATTGCCCAAGCAATTGTTGCAAACCAATAGTTCGAGCTAA
- a CDS encoding SPOR domain-containing protein: MTFLSNLFRRKPAPQKIEPLARRTFPKRAKPNEESAEELALTEDPEKQRARHRLIGAATLVLIAVIGLPQILDQQPKPVANDITVQIVSNLPNPAAGVLGIESDKKAPVELKAEPKPEMNPTPAPTASTPAAAPKPTNPAPAASNAANKSLGLAPGEELVSTSKEPVGSTDAKAVANGKFVIQIGAFASEERANGWVAKLKENKIPYYVLTRNNTEGVKLYLLRAGPFGEREAAESAEKRIRSLGLSPRIVESNKN; this comes from the coding sequence ATGACCTTCTTATCGAACCTGTTTCGACGCAAGCCTGCCCCCCAAAAAATTGAGCCCCTGGCTCGGCGCACCTTCCCAAAGCGTGCAAAGCCTAACGAAGAAAGTGCCGAAGAACTTGCGCTGACCGAAGACCCTGAGAAGCAACGGGCTCGTCATCGCTTAATTGGGGCAGCAACCTTAGTCTTAATTGCGGTGATTGGATTGCCACAAATTTTGGATCAACAACCCAAGCCGGTAGCGAACGACATTACAGTACAAATCGTGAGTAACTTACCAAATCCGGCAGCGGGCGTACTTGGTATCGAGTCAGATAAAAAAGCACCGGTGGAACTAAAAGCAGAGCCAAAGCCTGAAATGAATCCAACGCCGGCGCCGACCGCTAGCACTCCTGCAGCAGCACCCAAGCCAACGAATCCAGCCCCCGCAGCATCCAATGCGGCTAATAAAAGTTTAGGTTTGGCTCCGGGCGAAGAGTTGGTGAGCACGAGTAAGGAGCCCGTTGGCTCAACCGATGCAAAAGCGGTGGCCAATGGCAAGTTTGTGATTCAGATTGGAGCCTTTGCTTCGGAAGAGCGTGCCAATGGTTGGGTTGCCAAGTTAAAAGAGAACAAAATTCCGTATTACGTTCTGACCCGAAATAACACAGAGGGTGTCAAACTTTATTTGCTTCGGGCCGGCCCCTTTGGTGAGCGCGAGGCAGCAGAGTCGGCCGAGAAACGAATTCGCTCGCTTGGCCTAAGTCCTCGCATTGTTGAGTCGAATAAGAACTAA